From Flavobacteriales bacterium, the proteins below share one genomic window:
- a CDS encoding DUF1295 domain-containing protein, whose product MNLPSGQRIFHRYLAELAMVWTAILVYNTIPYYHTFLNTRLQYSLLLLAAAYSVYAVHVTRIRLQKGQDTKGWMMGRYIGHLYRVLIKRKKEKANPEDRVAFLAFWVKFYFIPVMMNFSYRNLANLKYYSLQLLADSNQFSATISYFNTQLFPLLVSVCYVTLTGIYLFGYIVESPALNNKVKSVDPSLFGWAVTLACYPPFSNFISRHIRFEININASFGNEVTTFIVRILMLALMGLMFWSVGVLGTKCSNLTNRGIITNGPYRWLRHPHYTAKNLMWWCTILPAVPERPIVILFLAMWTAIYILRGLTEEKHLMSDPEYQAYCEKVKWKFFPGIW is encoded by the coding sequence ATGAACCTACCCTCAGGGCAACGGATTTTTCACCGGTATCTGGCAGAACTTGCTATGGTATGGACTGCCATATTGGTTTATAACACCATACCGTATTACCATACATTTCTGAATACCCGTTTGCAATACAGCCTGCTGCTGCTAGCTGCGGCTTACTCGGTATATGCCGTTCATGTCACACGAATTCGTTTGCAGAAAGGACAGGATACCAAGGGGTGGATGATGGGGCGTTACATTGGCCACCTTTACCGTGTACTGATCAAACGGAAAAAAGAAAAGGCCAATCCGGAAGACCGTGTGGCATTCCTGGCTTTCTGGGTGAAGTTCTATTTCATTCCGGTGATGATGAATTTCTCGTACCGGAATCTTGCCAACCTGAAATATTACAGTCTTCAGTTATTGGCAGACAGCAACCAGTTCTCAGCAACGATCTCCTATTTCAATACACAACTGTTTCCGTTACTGGTGTCGGTATGTTACGTGACCCTGACCGGTATTTACCTGTTCGGCTACATCGTGGAATCTCCGGCATTGAACAACAAAGTAAAATCTGTTGATCCGAGCTTGTTCGGATGGGCGGTGACGCTGGCATGCTATCCGCCATTCTCCAATTTCATTTCGAGGCACATCCGCTTTGAGATCAATATCAACGCTTCCTTCGGGAATGAGGTGACCACATTTATTGTTCGTATTCTGATGCTGGCTTTGATGGGACTGATGTTCTGGAGTGTGGGGGTGCTGGGCACAAAATGTTCGAACCTGACGAATCGCGGGATCATCACGAACGGCCCTTACCGCTGGCTCAGGCATCCCCATTATACCGCGAAGAACCTGATGTGGTGGTGCACGATCCTGCCCGCCGTTCCGGAACGTCCCATTGTGATCCTGTTCCTGGCCATGTGGACCGCCATTTACATCCTGCGTGGCCTGACAGAAGAAAAACATCTGATGTCAGACCCGGAATACCAGGCCTATTGCGAAAAGGTAAAGTGGAAATTCTTTCCCGGGATCTGGTAG